The genomic segment GATCAAAGGAAACAGGAAAATGTGTGAATACAAATTGATGTTCTAATCTTTTTTCGGCATCATTCATACATGAAATAAATTCAAAGTGATTCCCTGGCAAAAAGAGAGGTACAAAAAAAGGAATTCCTTGGATATGATCCCAATGTGTATGGGTTAAAATCCAATAGGCATGTCCTGCTCCCTTTCCAAACTCGGAATTCATAATTTGATTCCCAAGTTCCCGAAGCCCGGTGCCCCCATCAATAATGATCAGGTTATTTTCCTTGTCGCGGATTTCCACACAAGTCGTATTACCACCGTAAGTTGATGAAGAAGAATAACTTAATGAATTCAGAAAACTACGAATACTTTGTTCGTTTTGAATGTCCGTAGGACTTGCCAAAGTGAGAATTTTTTCGATTTTATGTTTTACGTTTTCAGGACGAATGGGTGAACCAATGGAACCGCGGACACCCCAAAACTTAATTTTCATTGCTCTTTTTCTAGAGTCCTTTTTTGAAAAATCAAACGTTTTTTGATTGTATTTGGTTCTTTCAGATGTTGTCTTAACTGAAGTTATGTTTCAGTATGAAATCAAACGAGAAAATGAAAAGGCCAATGTCCTTCTGGAAGGATCCTTATCCCTCCGAGACACACCTAAACTAAAAGCAGATATCAAAATCTTAATTGATACACCGGAAATAAAGGAACTCGTTTTCGATTTTAAAAATTTGAGTTACCTGGATTCTTCAGGGATTGGAATCCTTCTTCATACCTATAGTTGGACCAAAGAAAAAAACAAATTGGTTCGAATCATCCATCTTTCCGACGAAGTCCGAACCATATTTACCGTTGCCAACCTACTGGATATTTTCCAACTGAAAGAAGAAACTTAAACTCGATAGTCCTGGATGGTCTGGATGAGAAAGGAAACAATTCCAGAAAATACATAAAATCCCACAGCACCATACATCACATAAGGCCATCTGTAAAATCCAATGGCGAGTAACAAAAGTCCAAGCCCGATGATACTGATCCCTAATTTTTTCCAAGAGAAGAGTCCTCGGATTGCCACTTGTGGTTTGCTATAACGAAGAGTCGAAACCATAAGAAGAGCAGTGATCACAAAAAATAAAACCGCTGTCCAAACAGGAACTTGTGATACAGAAAACACCAAAGGAAAAATTCCAATCACAACCCCAGCCACAGGAGATGGAAGTCCGTTAAAAGATTTTGGATCATGTGCTACATTGAAACGAGCCAACCTGTAAGCTGCACAAATTGGGTAAAGAGCTGCAATGAACATCCCTAAAGGAAAATAATCAGGTTTGTCAAAGATATCTAGTTTGATATCATAAAAGAACATTTTGTATGATAAAAAACCTGGGGCAATTCCAAAGGTCGTAAGGTCAGCAAGACTGTCCAAGTCCGCACCAAGTTCACTTGTACAGTTGAGAGCACGCGCCGCCATTCCATCAAAACCATCGAATAACGCGGCTAAGATGATAAATACTCCCGCTAACGAGTAAAGTTCATGGGAGTTGGTTTGTGTTGGATTGGTTTCTGCTACAAGAAGCATCGAAACAAACCCTAAAGTTAAATTTCCAAGAGTGAGAGTATTCGGAATCCAGGTCAGTTTTAGTTTCATATTATTTGTTCAAAGTTTCGTTTGGGACTTACCTTAAAGTCGAGCCCCACAAAAAATTTTTGTTTCCAAAGATGGTATCCAAGACATGCCACCATCGCTCCGTTATCTGTGCAGTAAATTTTTTTGCCAGGATAAAATAGATCGAACCCTGACCTTTCCTTTTCTTTTTCCAAACTCTCCCGAAGAGTCCCATTGGCAAGGACTCCCCCCGCAGCCACAACCGTTCGAATTCCGGTTTTCTTTATCGCCTTCACAAGATTGCGGGTCACGAGTTCAAAGGCTGTCTTTTGAAAAAAATAAGAAATCTTTTCCACTGGCGGGTTTTCCGAATTTGCTTTCAGGTAATAGAGAACTGCCGTTTTTAACCCACTATAGGAAAACCGGATCAAATCCTCGCCATCTTCTTTGAGAAGTTTCGGAAAGGGATTTCCTTCTCCCTTGGTGGGAAGATAAGAATTTGCTTTTGCTTCTAAATAAGGCCCCCCCGGATAGGGAAGGTTTAAAACCGCACTGACCTTATCAAAGGCTTCCCCTAAGGAATCGTCCCTTGTGTCGGCAAGGATCTCTAAATCACCAAAATCTTTGTAAAGGTAAATGGACGAATTTCCTCCACTCAAAAGAACCCCAAGCCAAGGAAAAGGAGGTAGATCCAGTTCCAGACCAATCACAGCCAAATGTGCCTCTAAATGATTGACAGCCACAATCGGAATTCCATAGACCAGGGAAATACAACGAGCAAGCTGCGCTCCTATCATTAGAGAACCAACTAACCCTGGATAACTGGTAACTGCTACGTACTCCAAATCAGAATATTCGATCCCAGACTCTTCCATCGCAACGGCGAGTAGAGAATTGATTTTTTCTAAATGAGCTCTGGAAGCAATTTCAGGAACCACTCCCCGGTAAGGAGAATGGGAATCGATTTGGCTATAAATTTTTAAGGAAAGAAGATCCTTACCATCACGAACGATGGCAATGGAGGTTTCATCACAACTGGATTCAATTCCTAACCCGTAGGTCATTATTTCAAAATACGAATGGCTTCCGCAAGTTGGGTATCTAAATCCAACCGAGGTTTGGAATTGGAAGAGCCGGCTCTCATTTCATTGAATAAAAAAATGCGAGTCACTGAATCGGAAATGGTTAGATTTTCTTTTTTGAGGATAGCCGCAAAATCATTCAGAGCCGCTTCGTTGTATTCTGGATGTGTTTCTAAAAATGGTCGGATCAAATTCTTTTTAAAAAGTTTTTCCAAAGCATATTTCTCATCTTCGCTCGCAGCAATGGGATTTATAATATGATCAGGAGTGATTCCTTTTCCATGAATGGAAACTCCAGATGGAGTGTAGTATTTTTGGATGGTGATGGCAACACCTGTCCCACCAGATAAAGGGAAAATGGACTGAACACTTCCCTTTCCAAAACTTTGGGTTCCCACAACAATCGCACGTTTGTTGTCTTTTAACGCACCAGCTAAAATTTCAGAAGCACTAGCAGATCCTCCGTTTACCAAAATCGCAATCGGAATCTCTAAAAACTTTTTATCTTTTTTACCAGCTTTATAACTTTTTACAAGAACACCACCACGTCCTTTGACGGACACAATGTCCGCCTCTGGTGGTAAAAACAAATCGGCAAGATCAATGGCTAAATCCAAAAGTCCACCGGGATTCATTCGCAAATCGATGATTAGTTTTTTTGCCCCTGCTTCTTTCATGGCAGATACAGCCGAAGCAAATTCTTTTGCGGTGGTTTCTTTCCCCATAAACTGAACCAGTTTGATATAACCGGTTTCTGTTTCAGGAAGGTAATGCGATCTTACATATCGAATTTGGATGAGTTCCCTAACCAAATTCACAACAAAAGGATCTTTGATTCCTTTCCTTTCTATTTTCATAGAAATAGAGGAACCCACTTCTCCACGCATCATTCCAATTGATTCTGAGAGAGAAACAGACTTTGTACTTCTGCCATTGATTTCGATGATTTTGTCTTGGGGTTGGAGACCAGCCTTCCAAGCTGGTGTTCCTTCAATAGGAGCCACAATGATAAATGCATTTTCTTGGAAACTAATCTCTACGCCGATCCCACCAAAACTTCCTTTGGTTTCATTTTGTAATTCACCAAATTCGTCTGTGTCTAAAAACCTTGTGTGTGGATCACCTAGACTTTGTAAGGCGCCAAGAATGGCACCAGTATAGATTTTTTTCTCTTCTTGTGGATCCACATAATCATTTTCAATATAGGAAACCACTTCATGTAAAATCTGTAAGTATTTTTCCCCATCGGCGGAGATTGCTTTTACTTTCTCTGAACTAACAAAAAAAATAACGGTCGCCAAACAAACGGTAATACTACCCCAAACTAGACGTTCGGATACTTTAATTTTATTCATTTCCATAAATTGACTCGTATAGGGCTTTGTTTTCTTTTTTTAACATTTCTTTTGCTTCAGGAATTGAAAGTCGGTAGACCTCGCAAGCTTCTTCAAAGAGAGCACTGTCTGTGGGTGTCGGTCTTTTGGTATCTGCCATAAGACCTGTTTGGATTCGATTTTGTGCAAATCTCTCCAAGACACGTTTGAGATCATAAGCGTCGATTTCTTGTTTTTTGGGAGCGCAAGAGAGGAGAAGTGAAAGTAATAAAAATGTTGGGAGAAAGAAGAGATGTTTCGACATCCCTTCTAAACTCACTCTGAACGGGGCTTTGGTCAATCAGTAAATGCGGTAGAGACCGATTAGTTTCCCGATTATGGTAGCCTTTTTGGTACGGATGGGTTTTAATTTTGCATTTCTTGGTTCCAAACGGATCATATCTGCTTCCTTGTAAAAAACCTTGAGAGTGGCTTCGTTTTCAATCATCGCCACGACAATTTCCCCATTCCTTGCTGTATCCTTTTTTTGGATGATGGCAATGTCTCCATCGCTAATTCCCGCTTCCACCATCGAGTCCCCTTTGATTCGGAGAGCAAAGGTTCCTGGTTTGGCGGCCATTCCATCAGGAACAGCAATGTATTCTTCTATGTTTTCTTCTGCTAAAATAGGAGAACCGGCAGCCACTTGGCCAAGCAAAGGAATTCCCGAAGCCCGAACCAGGAGCGCTTCTTCGGCATTTCCTTTTAAAAGTTCTATGGCTCGGCTTTGGTTTTTCGAAGTACGAATATAACCTTTTTTTTCAATGGCCTTTAGATGGTCGTAAGCACCTTTGGCTGTGATTCCAAACTGGTCTCCCATTTCACGGATGGTGGGTGGAAACCCCTTCTCGCGCACTGTGTCCGTTATGTATTGCAGGACAGATTCTTGTTTCTCCGTGAGGTCTTTCATACTAAACAGATAACTAGGAAATAGGCGTTATGTCAACAAAAAACTAGGAGTTATAATTTTAAATACTCACTTTTTAAAACAAAACTTCCTTCTTCGACAATGGCTTCCCCAGATTCTACACCAGTGGTAACCTCAACCCAGTGGTCGTAAGTTTTTCCTACACCCACTTTTTTAGCAGAAAAAGATCCATCAGTGTTACGAACAAAGATAAAATTTTCACCTTCTATTTTATGGATACAATCAGCAGGTATCACCTTTGCTTTGTTTACTGATGATTCCACCATCGCACCAACAACGGTTGCTGTTACACTTTGACCGGGACGAAGCCTACCTTTTGAGTTTCTAACTTCTAAACGAATCTCTGCTGTTTTTTTAATCGGATCTATCACATCACCCACATGAGAGACCACTGCCTTTAATGAATCATCTTTTGATCCAATTGGGATTACCTTCGCTTCGTTCCCCACTCGAATGGATGCTAAATCTTTTTCATAAACTTCTAAATTAATCCACAATACACTCAAATCAGCTACGGTAAAAAGATTATCACGTGCATTCACGGCTTGACCAATGATGGCTTCTCTTTCAGTTACGGTTCCAGAAATTGGTGTTCGGATGTATAGGTTTTTAGAATTGTATTTACCCGCTTCTAAGTTTGCAATTTCCGATTCGTTTAATCCAAGATTTTCCAATGCGTTACGAGATGTTTCCATTTCTGCTTTTACAGATTTATAATCCATTAGAGACATTTCATATTCTTTAGCAGAGGTTACTTTTCTTTCATAAAGATCTTTTGCTCTGTCGGCTTGGACTTTTAATGCTTCGAGTCTTGCCCTAGCTTTTAGATAATTGGCTTCTGTGGTTCCGAGTTCTACCGATTGGATGGATGCAAGTGCTGTACTTTTTTTGACATGTTCCCCTTCCTTTACATACACCTGTACAATTCGTCCGCTCACACGAGAACCAACCTTTGCCACACTGTTCATGTCATAAGATACAGTTCCAGGAAGTTGGAGTTCTTCCTCTAAAGCTTTTTCCTCCAAATACACCAGAGAAAATGGATGGTTCTTTTGGATTTCTTGAGAAATAATAAATTTGGATTTATCATCCGTCAAAGCTTCCGTTTTTTTACCAGCCCCAAAAAATTTGGAATAACCAAAATAAGCTAAACTTCCCACGAGCACGAGAATACTGAGAGATCTAATATTCTTAAAATTGAAATTTGTTTTCATATAAATTTAAAACTCCGAGCTATCCATCTTTCCGATAGAAGCTTTGTATCCTTCCAAAGCATTATAATAGAGATAAATGATTTCATAATAACTACGAAGAACACTGAGATAGTTTTTCTCCGCCTCTAAAAAAGTTACTAAGTTAGAAGCCCCACGAATGTATGCAAGCCTCGACTTCTCTTGGACTTCTTTGTTTTTTTCCAAAAGACCCATCTTTTGGTAATCAAGTAACTGAGATTCTCTCGCTTGCAATTCCTTAATAGCCGCTGAAATTTCAGAAATGATTTCGTTCCGTTTGGCATCTACATCAAATCCTAATTTTTTATAAGATTCTTCTGATTTTAAAATCTCCCCTTGTTTACGATCAAACAAAGGAAGTGGTGTCGCGGCATAGATACCCGTTACGTTTTCATTTCCTTTATTTAAAAATTCGACACCCAAGGTTAAAGGAGGAATGATTTCTCGTTTCTTTAATTCAATATTCATTCTTTCTCTTTGTTGGCGAATTTTTAGCGCTACTAAGTCAGGTCGATCTTCAATATCAAAATCGTTGATTTCAATTCCAAACTCACGAGTGGAAAAAAATTCCAACCTTCCTTTGATCGTCAAAGGAGAATTGATATCGGAGATTCCAATCAAAACTCGTAAGTTTTTTACCACTTGCGCGCGCAGGATCCTTGCATTCCGATACTCACGTTCAATTTGAACCCGCTCCAAAGCCAAACGATCATATTCCAAAAAGGAAATATCACCTTTTTCTGCTCTGAGTTTGGTCAAATCCAAAAGGTCTTGGTAGTTTTCCAAAAATTCTTTTTGGTAATTGATCTGTTCCGTAACGTAAAGATAAGTCCAAAAATTTTGACGAAGACGAAGACGAAACAACCTGTCAAAGTCTCGAAAACTAGCAATTGTTCCGAGAAACTCTTGTTTTGCGACCTTTTCTCTTTGTGGAATGACTCCACTCATATCAAACGGTTGGTTGTAGATAAGTGAAGTTTCAGGTTTCCCAGTTGCGGCATTGGCAGAAGCACCCATAAACTGCTGTTGCATATTCACGATTGGATTATAATACAAACTTGCGGTAATAACGTCGCCTCTTGCCATACCAATGTTTTGTTTTTCACGAAGATACAGAGGGTTACTTGTTACAGCAAAATCTTCCAACTCATCCAAGTTCCATTTTTCTTTCGAATCTTGGGCACGAGAATCTTCACCGAGAAAAAACAATTCATCTTTCGAATGGAGTTCATACACTGCTTTTTCTTTTGGAAAAACAGAGAATGAATGGATTCCCAAAAGGGAAAAAAGTAAAAACTTCCGATTCAGCTTCATACAGTTACAAATTTCTTTATATAATCTTCGATCCCAAACTGAATCACTTTGATGGCTTCTTTACGATCATACACTTCTGTGATTTCAACTGTCCCGGTAGAAGGGGAGTTAGGATCTAACTTATAAGTTAAAAAATAATGGTGTAGTTTATTGATAAGTGCTTTCGGCACTTCGGAGATATCTTTGATTTCCCCGAACACTTCGTCCCCTTTTAGAACTGCCACAATTTTATCATCCGCTTCGCCTTTATCGATCATTCGCAGGCCACCAATAGGAATCACCGTTAATATCATATTCCCATGAGTGATTGGATTTACACTGAGAACACAAATGTCGATAGGATCCCCATCACCAATGATGTCTGGTCTTCCCACTACTTCCGAACAATGTTTTCCAGAAGCTTCTCCAGAAAATGTTCTAGGAATAAACCCATAGAGAGTCGGCGAACGGTTGCTATACTTTTGAGGTCTGTCCACTCGGATGAAACCAGAAGCTTTATCGATTTCATATTTTACTGTGTCTTGTGGTGTGAGTTCAATGAATACATCTAATTCATCGGGAGCCTTTGGTCCAAGCTCGAGTCCATGCCAAGGGTGTGCTACGTAATAATTCGGTTTCATTTAAGTCCTCTTTCTTTTAGATTTCTGATTTTGTTTATTTGTTTTGGAATCATCTTCATTTTGCAAATCTGGATGGTCCGTAGTTTCATGATGCGAATGGCCATGAGAATCGTGGATTTCAGATGCTTTGTATTTTCTCATTTCTTCTACAAAGTATTCATTCATCTTACGTTCCCTTTCCATTTGCCGGATTTCTTGTCTTTGTGCTAGTTTGACTAAAAACTCGAAAGCAATGGGAAGCAGAAAACGAGATAAGATGGTCGCAACGAGTACCCCTCCCATAACCACCGTTGCCAGTGGTCTTTGCACTTCTGCCCCAGCACTGGAAGCAATGGCCATAGGTAAAAATCCAATGATAGCTACAAGTTCTGTTGTAGCAACCGCCCTAAGTGTATATACCGCAGCTTCCACTACAGCTTTAGACGGATCACGAGTGACTTTCAATTGGTCTTTCAGCGCCGAAGCATAAACGACCCCATTTAACACGGATATACCGGCAGCGGCGATAAATCCAACTCCTGCCGGAATGGAAAAAGGAAGGCCACGAATCACGAGAGAAAGAATCCCTCCTGAAAGTGATAATGGAACTAAGATAAAAACTCCCAAAGCATAATAAACACTTCCAAACGCAATAAAAAGCATCGCAAAAATAATGGCACCAGCTATGGGGATGACAATGGCCAATCTATTTTTCGCACGAGTGAAGTTTTCAAATTGTCCACCCCAATCTACATAATAACCCTGGGGAAGGTCGGATTCAATGGACTGAGTCGCTGCTTGCACGTCATTCACAAACCCAATCATATCTCGACCACGAACGTTTACCTCTACAAGAATCCTACGTTTGAGACCTTCATGATAAAGAGCAGCAGGACCTTCTGTCATCATAATGTCTGTTACTTGTCCAAGAGGAACCGTTCCGCCAAGCTCAGTCATTACTGGAACGTTTTCAATCACTCCAATGTCCGTTACGTCGGCATCCAAACGAACAATGAGATCAAACCGTTTATATCCTTCATAAACCTTTCCTGCATTGGCTCCCACGCGAAGAGTTTCAATGGTAGTGAGAACTTCTTCTGCCCGAACCCCATAACGAGCCATATTCCCTCGATTCATTTTGATTTCGAGTAAAGGAAGGCCAAGTAGTTTCTGAACTCGTAAGTCAGCAGCTCCCTGGATTTTTTTGATTTTGGAGGCATAGTTATCAGCGATGGCTTTTAATGATTTTAAATCATCACCATAGATTTTAATTACAATATCCGCTTTGGAACCAGATAACAATGCATTGACGCGGTTTTCAATGGGTTGTGACAAACTAATGTAAGAAGAAGGAACATTCTGGTTCACAGAATTTTTCATAACCTCCATCAGTTCTTCGCGGTCGCTTGCCGAAACCCATTCTTTACGGGGTTTGAGTTTGACCATCATCTCCCCTTCTTCCGAACCAATGGGTTCTGCTGCAGACTCTCCT from the Leptospira congkakensis genome contains:
- a CDS encoding STAS domain-containing protein yields the protein MFQYEIKRENEKANVLLEGSLSLRDTPKLKADIKILIDTPEIKELVFDFKNLSYLDSSGIGILLHTYSWTKEKNKLVRIIHLSDEVRTIFTVANLLDIFQLKEET
- a CDS encoding CDP-alcohol phosphatidyltransferase family protein, whose amino-acid sequence is MKLKLTWIPNTLTLGNLTLGFVSMLLVAETNPTQTNSHELYSLAGVFIILAALFDGFDGMAARALNCTSELGADLDSLADLTTFGIAPGFLSYKMFFYDIKLDIFDKPDYFPLGMFIAALYPICAAYRLARFNVAHDPKSFNGLPSPVAGVVIGIFPLVFSVSQVPVWTAVLFFVITALLMVSTLRYSKPQVAIRGLFSWKKLGISIIGLGLLLLAIGFYRWPYVMYGAVGFYVFSGIVSFLIQTIQDYRV
- the tsaD gene encoding tRNA (adenosine(37)-N6)-threonylcarbamoyltransferase complex transferase subunit TsaD; the encoded protein is MTYGLGIESSCDETSIAIVRDGKDLLSLKIYSQIDSHSPYRGVVPEIASRAHLEKINSLLAVAMEESGIEYSDLEYVAVTSYPGLVGSLMIGAQLARCISLVYGIPIVAVNHLEAHLAVIGLELDLPPFPWLGVLLSGGNSSIYLYKDFGDLEILADTRDDSLGEAFDKVSAVLNLPYPGGPYLEAKANSYLPTKGEGNPFPKLLKEDGEDLIRFSYSGLKTAVLYYLKANSENPPVEKISYFFQKTAFELVTRNLVKAIKKTGIRTVVAAGGVLANGTLRESLEKEKERSGFDLFYPGKKIYCTDNGAMVACLGYHLWKQKFFVGLDFKVSPKRNFEQII
- a CDS encoding S41 family peptidase, which produces MKVSERLVWGSITVCLATVIFFVSSEKVKAISADGEKYLQILHEVVSYIENDYVDPQEEKKIYTGAILGALQSLGDPHTRFLDTDEFGELQNETKGSFGGIGVEISFQENAFIIVAPIEGTPAWKAGLQPQDKIIEINGRSTKSVSLSESIGMMRGEVGSSISMKIERKGIKDPFVVNLVRELIQIRYVRSHYLPETETGYIKLVQFMGKETTAKEFASAVSAMKEAGAKKLIIDLRMNPGGLLDLAIDLADLFLPPEADIVSVKGRGGVLVKSYKAGKKDKKFLEIPIAILVNGGSASASEILAGALKDNKRAIVVGTQSFGKGSVQSIFPLSGGTGVAITIQKYYTPSGVSIHGKGITPDHIINPIAASEDEKYALEKLFKKNLIRPFLETHPEYNEAALNDFAAILKKENLTISDSVTRIFLFNEMRAGSSNSKPRLDLDTQLAEAIRILK
- a CDS encoding LA_1448 family UV-C exposure upregulated protein, encoding MSKHLFFLPTFLLLSLLLSCAPKKQEIDAYDLKRVLERFAQNRIQTGLMADTKRPTPTDSALFEEACEVYRLSIPEAKEMLKKENKALYESIYGNE
- the lexA gene encoding transcriptional repressor LexA, which produces MKDLTEKQESVLQYITDTVREKGFPPTIREMGDQFGITAKGAYDHLKAIEKKGYIRTSKNQSRAIELLKGNAEEALLVRASGIPLLGQVAAGSPILAEENIEEYIAVPDGMAAKPGTFALRIKGDSMVEAGISDGDIAIIQKKDTARNGEIVVAMIENEATLKVFYKEADMIRLEPRNAKLKPIRTKKATIIGKLIGLYRIY
- a CDS encoding efflux RND transporter periplasmic adaptor subunit — its product is MKTNFNFKNIRSLSILVLVGSLAYFGYSKFFGAGKKTEALTDDKSKFIISQEIQKNHPFSLVYLEEKALEEELQLPGTVSYDMNSVAKVGSRVSGRIVQVYVKEGEHVKKSTALASIQSVELGTTEANYLKARARLEALKVQADRAKDLYERKVTSAKEYEMSLMDYKSVKAEMETSRNALENLGLNESEIANLEAGKYNSKNLYIRTPISGTVTEREAIIGQAVNARDNLFTVADLSVLWINLEVYEKDLASIRVGNEAKVIPIGSKDDSLKAVVSHVGDVIDPIKKTAEIRLEVRNSKGRLRPGQSVTATVVGAMVESSVNKAKVIPADCIHKIEGENFIFVRNTDGSFSAKKVGVGKTYDHWVEVTTGVESGEAIVEEGSFVLKSEYLKL
- a CDS encoding TolC family protein, encoding MKLNRKFLLFSLLGIHSFSVFPKEKAVYELHSKDELFFLGEDSRAQDSKEKWNLDELEDFAVTSNPLYLREKQNIGMARGDVITASLYYNPIVNMQQQFMGASANAATGKPETSLIYNQPFDMSGVIPQREKVAKQEFLGTIASFRDFDRLFRLRLRQNFWTYLYVTEQINYQKEFLENYQDLLDLTKLRAEKGDISFLEYDRLALERVQIEREYRNARILRAQVVKNLRVLIGISDINSPLTIKGRLEFFSTREFGIEINDFDIEDRPDLVALKIRQQRERMNIELKKREIIPPLTLGVEFLNKGNENVTGIYAATPLPLFDRKQGEILKSEESYKKLGFDVDAKRNEIISEISAAIKELQARESQLLDYQKMGLLEKNKEVQEKSRLAYIRGASNLVTFLEAEKNYLSVLRSYYEIIYLYYNALEGYKASIGKMDSSEF
- a CDS encoding inorganic pyrophosphatase; translation: MKPNYYVAHPWHGLELGPKAPDELDVFIELTPQDTVKYEIDKASGFIRVDRPQKYSNRSPTLYGFIPRTFSGEASGKHCSEVVGRPDIIGDGDPIDICVLSVNPITHGNMILTVIPIGGLRMIDKGEADDKIVAVLKGDEVFGEIKDISEVPKALINKLHHYFLTYKLDPNSPSTGTVEITEVYDRKEAIKVIQFGIEDYIKKFVTV